One segment of Rosa chinensis cultivar Old Blush chromosome 6, RchiOBHm-V2, whole genome shotgun sequence DNA contains the following:
- the LOC112171578 gene encoding probable aspartic proteinase GIP1, whose amino-acid sequence MTSPSLSLPPALVAPISKDHSTLLYSLSLYLKTPLQPTKLHLDLGAAFTWLDCTKPYYNSSTYLHVPCGSPLCDSLHSFACGNCYEPPGPHCANDTCSLYPENPVSGKATLDNALLDALALHTTDGSAPGRLALLPQFAFSCSTSSLLKGLAKKVNGLVALGRSNHSLPAQVSTALSLPHYFALCLSGSVNASGAAFFGSKGPYIFNKIDVSKSLIYTPLVLNPVTRTVVKYGPSDEYFIGLTAIKVNGKTVPLNNTLLSIDRDSGFGGTTLTTDAPYTVMETSIFKAFVELFVRESSALNLTRTNVVKPFGVCYLATDIVSTRAGPAVPTVDLVMEREDVIWRILGSNSMVKISKKGGVELWCLGFVDGGAKPRSSIMIGGHHMEDNLLQFDLESKRFGFSSSVLLQGTKCADFNFASAKVNL is encoded by the coding sequence ATgacttctccttctctttcccTCCCTCCGGCCCTCGTAGCGCCGATCTCAAAAGACCACTCTACTCTCCTCTACTCCCTCTCCCTCTACCTCAAAACCCCTCTCCAACCCACCAAGCTCCACCTCGACCTCGGCGCCGCCTTCACCTGGCTCGACTGCACCAAACCCTACTACAACTCCTCCACCTACCTCCACGTCCCCTGCGGCTCCCCTCTCTGCGACTCGCTTCACTCTTTTGCTTGCGGCAACTGCTACGAACCGCCCGGCCCGCATTGCGCCAACGACACGTGCTCTCTCTACCCGGAAAACCCTGTCTCCGGCAAGGCCACCTTGGACAACGCGCTCCTCGACGCTCTCGCCCTCCACACCACCGACGGCTCCGCTCCGGGTCGACTCGCTCTCCTCCCCCAGTTCGCTTTCTCGTGTTCCACCTCTTCTCTTCTCAAAGGCCTCGCCAAGAAAGTCAACGGCCTGGTCGCCCTAGGAAGGTCAAACCACTCCCTCCCGGCGCAGGTTAGCACCGCCCTCTCTCTGCCTCACTATTTTGCCCTGTGTCTCTCCGGTTCGGTCAATGCTTCTGGTGCAGCTTTCTTCGGATCCAAAGGGCCTTACATTTTTAACAAAATCGACGTCTCAAAGTCGCTTATTTACACTCCGCTGGTTTTGAACCCCGTCACGCGCACCGTAGTGAAGTATGGTCCTTCCGACGAGTATTTCATCGGCTTGACTGCCATAAAAGTCAACGGGAAAACGGTGCCGTTAAACAACACGTTATTAAGCATTGATCGGGATTCCGGCTTCGGCGGGACCACGTTAACTACGGATGCTCCGTACACCGTAATGGAAACTTCTATCTTCAAAGCTTTTGTTGAGTTGTTTGTGCGGGAATCCTCTGCTTTGAACCTCACGAGAACGAATGTGGTGAAGCCATTCGGTGTGTGCTACCTTGCGACAGATATCGTGAGTACTCGTGCGGGGCCTGCTGTTCCGACCGTTGATCTCGTGATGGAGAGGGAGGATGTGATTTGGAGGATTCTAGGATCGAATTCAATGGTCAAGATTTCGAAGAAAGGAGGAGTGGAGTTGTGGTGTTTGGGGTTTGTGGACGGTGGGGCCAAACCTAGGTCTTCGATCATGATCGGAGGGCATCACATGGAGGATAATCTCCTGCAATTTGATCTCGAGTCCAAGAGGTTTGGGTTTAGCTCATCAGTTTTGCTCCAAGGAACAAAATGTGCCGATTTCAATTTTGCTTCAGCAAAAGTTAATTTGTAA